In Mycolicibacterium alvei, a single window of DNA contains:
- the alr gene encoding alanine racemase: protein MQTTEIETSLTPHASPRAMVDLGAIDHNVRLLGEHAGNAQVMAVVKADGYGHGAVEVGRAALAAGAAELGVVTIAEAVELRAAGITAPVLCWLHSPGTDFAPALENDVQIAVSSVRQLDDVLDAVRRTGRTASVTVKVDTGLSRNGVSPADFPAMVAALGRAQADGAIRVRGIMSHLVHGDEPDNPFNELQGKRLTAMREQAAERGVVFEVAHIANSPAAMTRPDLAFDMVRPGIAVYGLSPIPERGDMGLRPAMTLKCPVALVRSVHTGDGVSYGHRWIADRDTRLALLPVGYADGIFRSLSGRIEVLINGRRCPAVGRICMDQFVVDLGPDVTDVAEGDDAILFGPGTHGEQTAQDWAELLGTINYEVATSPRGRITRTYLQAGRER from the coding sequence ATGCAGACGACCGAAATCGAGACATCGTTGACCCCACACGCATCGCCGCGGGCGATGGTGGACCTCGGCGCGATCGACCACAACGTCCGCCTGCTGGGTGAACATGCCGGCAACGCCCAGGTGATGGCGGTGGTCAAGGCCGACGGGTACGGGCACGGCGCCGTCGAGGTGGGCCGGGCCGCACTGGCCGCCGGAGCCGCCGAACTCGGGGTGGTGACCATCGCCGAGGCAGTTGAGCTGCGGGCCGCCGGGATCACCGCCCCGGTGCTGTGCTGGCTGCACTCGCCGGGCACCGACTTCGCGCCCGCGCTGGAAAACGATGTGCAGATCGCGGTGTCTTCGGTGCGCCAGCTCGACGACGTGCTCGACGCCGTCCGCCGGACCGGCCGCACCGCGAGCGTCACGGTGAAGGTGGACACCGGTCTGAGCCGCAATGGTGTCAGCCCGGCAGATTTCCCCGCGATGGTCGCAGCGCTGGGCCGGGCCCAGGCCGACGGTGCGATCCGGGTGCGCGGCATCATGAGTCACCTGGTGCACGGCGACGAGCCCGACAATCCGTTCAACGAGCTGCAGGGCAAGCGCCTGACCGCGATGCGGGAGCAGGCCGCCGAGCGGGGCGTGGTGTTCGAGGTGGCCCACATCGCGAACTCGCCGGCGGCGATGACCCGGCCGGATCTGGCGTTCGACATGGTGCGGCCCGGAATCGCGGTCTACGGGCTGAGCCCGATCCCGGAGCGCGGCGATATGGGTCTGCGTCCTGCCATGACATTGAAATGCCCTGTGGCGCTGGTACGTTCGGTGCATACGGGTGATGGAGTGTCCTACGGTCACCGGTGGATCGCCGACCGGGACACCAGGCTGGCGTTGCTGCCGGTGGGGTACGCCGACGGTATCTTCCGCTCGTTGAGCGGGCGGATCGAGGTGCTGATCAACGGCAGGCGCTGCCCGGCCGTCGGGCGGATCTGCATGGACCAGTTCGTTGTCGACCTAGGCCCGGACGTCACCGACGTCGCCGAAGGTGACGACGCCATCCTGTTCGGCCCCGGCACCCACGGTGAACAGACCGCCCAGGACTGGGCCGAACTGCTCGGCACCATCAACTACGAGGTGGCCACCAGCCCACGCGG
- a CDS encoding glutamate decarboxylase yields MPHKHPRTPHISPAYTGRLAMAPVPSLRLPDEAMEPDAAYRFIHDELMLDGSSRLNLATFVTTWMDPEAEKLMAETFDKNMIDKDEYPATAAIEARCVSMVADLFHAEDLSDEDSSAACGVSTIGSSEAVMLGGLAMKWRWREKVGNNWKGRTPNLVMGSNVQVVWEKFCRYFDVEPRYLPMEEGRYVITPEQVLDAVDEDTIGVVAILGTTYTGELEPIAEICAALDQLASGENGVKGPDVPVHVDAASGGFVVPFLHPDLEWDFRLPRVVSINVSGHKYGLTYPGIGFVVWRSKEYLPEDLVFRVNYLGGDMPTFTLNFSRPGNQVVGQYYNFLRLGRAGYTQVMQCLSQTARWLGDELRDSEHFELISDGSAIPVVSFRLKGKPRYTEFDVSEGLRSFGWQVPAYTMPDDATDVVVLRVVVREGFSADLARALKDDLVTVLGRLDKLKPSGAFNDLQPFAH; encoded by the coding sequence ATGCCGCACAAGCACCCTCGTACCCCGCATATCTCTCCGGCCTACACCGGCAGACTGGCGATGGCCCCGGTTCCGTCGCTGCGCCTACCCGATGAGGCGATGGAACCCGATGCGGCCTACCGCTTCATCCACGACGAGCTGATGCTCGACGGCAGCTCACGGTTGAACCTGGCGACGTTCGTCACGACGTGGATGGACCCCGAGGCCGAGAAGCTGATGGCCGAGACGTTCGACAAGAACATGATCGACAAGGACGAGTACCCGGCCACCGCGGCGATCGAAGCGCGCTGCGTGAGCATGGTTGCCGACCTCTTCCACGCCGAGGATCTGAGCGACGAGGACTCATCGGCCGCATGCGGCGTCTCCACGATCGGCTCCAGCGAGGCCGTCATGCTGGGCGGCCTGGCCATGAAGTGGCGGTGGCGCGAGAAGGTCGGCAACAACTGGAAGGGGCGCACCCCCAACCTGGTGATGGGCTCCAACGTCCAGGTGGTGTGGGAGAAGTTCTGCCGGTACTTCGACGTCGAACCGCGCTACCTGCCGATGGAAGAAGGGCGCTACGTCATCACCCCCGAGCAGGTGCTCGACGCGGTCGACGAGGACACCATCGGCGTCGTCGCGATCCTGGGCACCACCTACACCGGGGAGTTGGAGCCGATCGCGGAGATCTGCGCGGCCCTGGATCAGCTCGCATCGGGGGAAAATGGGGTCAAGGGTCCTGACGTTCCCGTGCACGTCGACGCCGCCAGTGGCGGATTCGTCGTCCCGTTCCTGCATCCCGACCTGGAGTGGGACTTCCGCCTGCCGCGCGTGGTGTCGATCAACGTCAGCGGCCACAAGTACGGGCTGACCTACCCGGGCATCGGCTTCGTGGTGTGGCGCAGCAAGGAGTACCTGCCCGAGGACCTGGTGTTCCGGGTCAACTACCTCGGCGGGGACATGCCGACCTTCACCCTGAACTTCTCGCGGCCCGGCAACCAGGTGGTGGGCCAGTACTACAACTTCCTGCGGCTGGGCCGGGCCGGCTACACCCAGGTGATGCAGTGTCTGTCGCAGACGGCGCGCTGGCTGGGAGACGAGCTCCGCGACAGCGAGCACTTCGAGCTGATCAGTGACGGGTCGGCGATCCCCGTGGTCAGCTTCCGGCTCAAGGGCAAACCCCGATACACCGAGTTCGACGTGTCCGAAGGATTGCGCTCCTTCGGCTGGCAGGTACCGGCCTACACGATGCCCGACGACGCCACCGACGTCGTCGTGCTGCGGGTTGTCGTGCGGGAGGGATTCTCGGCCGACCTGGCCCGCGCACTCAAGGACGACTTGGTCACGGTGCTCGGGCGGCTCGACAAACTCAAGCCGAGCGGAGCCTTCAACGACCTGCAGCCGTTTGCGCACTAG
- a CDS encoding NAD(P)H-hydrate dehydratase, translating to MRYYYSADAIREAEAPLLESLPDGVLMGRAAYGLATAIATELKMRTGGVAGRRICAVVGSGDNGGDALWAATFLRRRGAAADAVLLNPEKVHAKGLAAFRGAGGRVVSGVSAATDLVIDGVVGISGRGPLRANAAAVFEAGTAPVVAVDIPSGLDVQTGAADGAHVHAVLTVTFGGLKPVHALGECGRVELVDIGLDLAPTDLAGLEASDVRELWPVPSPHDDKYTQGVTGVLSGSATYPGAAVLSTGAAVAATSGMVRYAGTAAPQVLSHWPEVIAAPSAQEAGRVQAWVVGPGLGTDDTAKAALRFALESDLPVIVDADALTLLAADPGLLSGRSAPTVLTPHAGEYQRLAGDPPGADRVAATRGLAERLGATVLLKGNVTVIASPGRLGTMTYLNPAGQSWAATAGSGDVLSGIIGALLAAGLPAGEAAAAAAFVHTRAANLSAADPGPRPAPTSASRILAHVRAAIAAL from the coding sequence ATGCGGTACTACTACTCGGCCGATGCGATCCGCGAGGCCGAGGCGCCACTGCTGGAATCGCTGCCCGACGGTGTGCTGATGGGCCGCGCCGCGTATGGGCTGGCGACGGCGATCGCCACCGAACTGAAGATGCGGACCGGCGGTGTTGCCGGCCGGCGGATCTGTGCGGTGGTGGGTTCCGGTGACAACGGCGGCGACGCGCTGTGGGCGGCGACGTTCCTGCGTCGTCGCGGAGCGGCCGCTGACGCCGTCCTGCTCAACCCGGAGAAGGTTCACGCCAAGGGCCTGGCCGCCTTCCGGGGCGCCGGGGGCCGGGTGGTGTCCGGCGTCTCTGCAGCAACCGATCTGGTGATCGACGGCGTGGTCGGTATCTCCGGACGCGGGCCGCTGCGCGCCAACGCCGCAGCGGTCTTCGAGGCCGGCACCGCTCCCGTGGTCGCCGTCGACATCCCCAGCGGACTCGACGTGCAGACCGGCGCCGCTGACGGTGCCCACGTTCACGCCGTCCTGACCGTCACGTTCGGCGGCCTCAAACCGGTCCACGCATTGGGCGAATGTGGTCGTGTCGAGCTCGTCGACATCGGTCTGGACCTGGCGCCCACCGATCTGGCCGGCCTCGAGGCGTCCGACGTCCGGGAGCTGTGGCCGGTACCGAGTCCCCACGACGACAAGTACACCCAAGGGGTGACGGGCGTGCTGTCGGGTTCGGCCACCTATCCCGGTGCGGCCGTGCTGAGCACCGGGGCCGCGGTGGCCGCCACCTCCGGGATGGTCCGCTACGCGGGAACTGCTGCACCGCAGGTGCTTTCACACTGGCCCGAGGTGATCGCCGCGCCCAGCGCGCAGGAGGCCGGCCGGGTCCAGGCCTGGGTGGTCGGGCCCGGACTGGGCACCGACGACACGGCCAAGGCCGCTCTGCGTTTCGCGCTCGAATCCGACCTTCCGGTGATCGTCGACGCCGACGCTCTCACGCTGCTGGCCGCCGACCCCGGTCTGCTCAGCGGGCGCAGTGCACCGACCGTGCTCACCCCGCATGCCGGCGAATACCAGCGGCTGGCCGGTGATCCACCGGGCGCCGACCGGGTTGCCGCCACCCGCGGCCTGGCCGAACGACTCGGCGCCACCGTGCTACTCAAGGGCAACGTCACCGTCATCGCCTCACCCGGGCGATTAGGCACGATGACCTACCTCAACCCCGCCGGCCAAAGCTGGGCTGCCACCGCCGGATCCGGCGATGTGCTGTCGGGCATCATCGGGGCACTACTGGCCGCCGGACTGCCCGCCGGTGAAGCCGCCGCCGCGGCCGCCTTCGTCCATACCCGCGCCGCCAATCTGTCGGCGGCCGATCCGGGTCCCCGCCCGGCGCCCACCTCGGCGTCACGAATCCTCGCCCATGTCCGAGCCGCGATCGCCGCGCTGTAG
- the glmS gene encoding glutamine--fructose-6-phosphate transaminase (isomerizing), producing MCGIVGYVGARPALGIVVDALRRMEYRGYDSAGIALIDGNGGLTVRRRAGRLANLETALAETDEGVLTGSTGLGHTRWATHGRPTDRNAHPHRDAAAKIAVVHNGIIENFAVLRAELEADGVEFASDTDSEVAVHLVSRQYRDGATAGDFPASVLAVLQRLEGHFTLVFANADDPGTIVAARRSTPLVVGIGDGEMFVGSDVAAFIEHTRHAVELGQDQAVVLTADGYRITDFFGRDDLQAGRDYREFHIDWDLDAAEKGGYDYFMLKEIAEQPTAVADTLLGHFIDGRIVLDEQRLSDQELREIDKVFIVACGTAYHSGLLAKYAIEHWTRLPVEVELASEFRYRDPVLDRSTLVIAISQSGETADTLEAVRHAKTQKAKVLAICNTNGSQIPREADAVLYTRAGPEIGVAATKTFLAQIAANYLVGLALAQARGTKYPDEVEREYNDLEAMPALISRVLAGIEPVGQLAQRFATSPTVLFLGRHVGYPVALEGALKLKELAYMHAEGFAAGELKHGPIALIDEDLPVIVVMPSPKNAQMLHAKLLSNIREIQARGAVTIVIAEEGDDTVRPYADHLIEIPAVSTLFQPLLSTIPLQVFAAGVARARGYDVDKPRNLAKSVTVE from the coding sequence ATGTGTGGAATCGTCGGCTACGTCGGGGCGCGCCCGGCCCTGGGCATCGTGGTCGACGCGCTGCGCCGGATGGAATACCGGGGTTACGACTCCGCGGGAATCGCGCTGATCGACGGCAACGGCGGGTTGACGGTGCGGCGCCGGGCCGGCCGGCTGGCCAACCTGGAAACCGCCCTTGCCGAGACCGACGAGGGTGTCCTGACCGGTAGTACCGGGCTCGGCCATACCCGCTGGGCCACTCACGGCCGCCCCACCGACCGCAACGCCCACCCGCACCGCGATGCGGCAGCCAAGATCGCCGTCGTCCACAACGGCATCATCGAGAACTTCGCCGTCCTGCGCGCCGAGCTGGAAGCCGACGGCGTGGAGTTCGCCAGCGACACCGACTCCGAGGTGGCTGTGCACCTGGTGTCACGCCAATACCGCGACGGGGCGACCGCCGGCGATTTCCCGGCCTCCGTGCTCGCCGTGCTGCAGCGCCTCGAAGGCCACTTCACCCTGGTATTCGCCAACGCCGACGATCCGGGCACGATCGTGGCCGCCCGCCGGTCCACCCCGCTGGTGGTCGGCATCGGTGACGGCGAGATGTTCGTCGGCTCTGACGTGGCGGCGTTTATCGAGCACACGCGGCACGCGGTAGAGCTGGGCCAGGACCAGGCCGTGGTGCTCACCGCCGACGGCTACCGGATCACCGACTTCTTCGGCCGCGACGATCTGCAGGCCGGCCGCGACTACCGCGAATTCCATATCGACTGGGATCTCGACGCCGCCGAAAAGGGTGGCTACGACTACTTCATGCTCAAGGAGATCGCCGAGCAGCCCACCGCCGTCGCCGACACCCTGCTGGGCCATTTCATCGACGGCCGCATCGTGCTCGACGAGCAGCGGCTGAGTGACCAGGAACTGCGCGAGATCGACAAGGTCTTCATCGTCGCCTGCGGCACCGCCTACCACTCGGGTCTGCTGGCCAAGTACGCCATCGAGCACTGGACCCGGCTGCCCGTCGAGGTCGAGCTCGCCAGCGAGTTCCGGTACCGGGACCCGGTGCTGGACCGCAGCACGCTGGTGATCGCCATCTCGCAGTCCGGCGAGACCGCCGACACGCTGGAAGCGGTACGGCACGCCAAGACGCAGAAGGCCAAGGTGCTGGCGATCTGCAACACCAACGGCAGCCAGATCCCGCGCGAGGCCGACGCGGTGCTCTACACCCGGGCCGGGCCCGAGATCGGTGTGGCCGCCACCAAGACGTTCCTGGCGCAGATCGCCGCGAACTACCTGGTGGGGCTGGCCCTGGCGCAGGCCCGCGGGACCAAGTACCCCGACGAGGTCGAGCGCGAGTACAACGATCTCGAGGCGATGCCGGCCCTGATCAGCCGCGTGCTGGCCGGCATCGAACCGGTGGGGCAGTTGGCGCAGCGCTTCGCCACGTCGCCGACGGTGCTGTTCCTGGGTCGCCACGTCGGTTACCCGGTGGCACTGGAGGGCGCGCTCAAGCTCAAGGAACTGGCCTACATGCACGCCGAAGGCTTCGCCGCCGGTGAGCTCAAGCACGGTCCGATCGCGCTGATCGACGAGGACCTGCCGGTGATCGTGGTGATGCCGTCACCCAAGAACGCACAGATGCTGCATGCCAAGCTGCTGTCCAACATCCGCGAGATCCAGGCCCGCGGCGCGGTGACCATCGTGATCGCCGAGGAGGGTGACGACACGGTGCGGCCGTATGCCGATCACCTGATCGAGATCCCGGCCGTGTCAACGCTTTTCCAGCCGTTGCTGTCGACCATCCCGCTGCAGGTGTTCGCGGCCGGGGTGGCCCGGGCCCGCGGGTATGACGTGGACAAGCCGCGCAATCTGGCCAAGTCCGTCACCGTCGAATAG
- a CDS encoding dienelactone hydrolase family protein yields the protein MASTKKLFAGLTRRGPHRVLRGDLAFAGMPGVVYTPESGLNLPGVVVGHEWMTRADNYTGTLEHLASWGIVAAAPDTETSVAPSVLNFAFDLGAALEIITGVRLGTGKISVHPGKRGVVGHGFGGSAAVFAAAGMGGSTQRPKAVVSLFPTVTKPPAEQPASTLRVPGLVLTAPGDPMTLRSNAVELARAWEGATLRTVSKAQAGGLVEGRRLARFIGLPGADKDTQKIVRALLTGYLLATLTGDKTYRDFADPDATLPHTATADPNADPVALEDKVVALLKP from the coding sequence GTGGCCAGCACAAAGAAGCTCTTCGCAGGGTTGACCCGCCGCGGACCGCATCGAGTCCTGCGGGGCGACCTGGCGTTCGCCGGCATGCCGGGCGTGGTGTACACGCCCGAGTCCGGCCTGAACCTGCCCGGGGTGGTCGTGGGCCATGAGTGGATGACGCGGGCGGACAACTACACAGGCACGCTCGAGCATCTGGCGTCCTGGGGCATCGTGGCGGCGGCACCCGATACCGAGACCAGCGTCGCTCCGTCGGTGCTCAATTTCGCCTTCGATCTGGGCGCAGCCCTCGAAATCATCACCGGGGTGCGGCTGGGTACGGGCAAGATCAGCGTGCACCCGGGCAAGCGCGGGGTGGTGGGGCACGGTTTCGGCGGGTCCGCGGCGGTGTTCGCCGCCGCGGGAATGGGCGGTTCCACCCAGCGTCCCAAGGCTGTGGTGTCGCTCTTCCCGACGGTGACCAAGCCACCGGCCGAACAACCCGCGTCGACGTTGCGCGTACCCGGCCTGGTCCTGACCGCTCCCGGCGACCCGATGACACTGCGGTCGAACGCCGTGGAGTTGGCTCGGGCCTGGGAGGGGGCGACGCTGCGGACGGTCAGCAAGGCGCAGGCCGGGGGCCTGGTCGAGGGACGGCGGTTGGCCCGATTCATCGGGTTGCCCGGCGCCGACAAAGACACCCAGAAGATCGTGCGTGCTCTGCTCACCGGCTATCTGCTGGCGACGCTGACCGGCGACAAGACCTACCGCGATTTCGCCGATCCCGACGCCACGCTGCCCCACACCGCAACGGCCGACCCAAACGCCGATCCGGTAGCGCTGGAGGACAAGGTCGTCGCGCTGCTCAAGCCGTGA
- a CDS encoding LLM class F420-dependent oxidoreductase produces MRTGIFLSYAGGFKEAAEQVVELEKVGIDLTLVPEAYSYDAISQLGYLAAKTTRMELGTGVVPIYTRTPALMAMSAAGVDYVSDGRFRLGLGTSGPQVVEGFHGVPFDAPLGRTREVVEICRKVWRRENLDYDGKYYQLPLPAERGTGLGKSLKLINHPVRDRIPITIAALGPKNVELTAEIAEGWQPVFYLPEKADDVWGDALRAGAAKRDPELGPLDVMVSASLAIGDDVDDRLAWAKPQLALYIGGMGARGQNFYHKLATRYGYGEVADHIQDLFLAGKKAEAIAAVPDDLVRNVSLVGPKGFVKERLAAYAEAGVTTMLVHPMATDTAETVKFCEELVELTR; encoded by the coding sequence ATGCGGACCGGCATCTTCCTGAGTTATGCCGGCGGCTTCAAAGAAGCCGCCGAGCAAGTCGTCGAACTGGAGAAGGTGGGCATCGACCTCACCCTGGTCCCCGAGGCGTACTCCTATGATGCGATCAGCCAGCTCGGCTACCTGGCCGCCAAGACCACGAGGATGGAACTCGGCACCGGGGTCGTCCCGATCTACACCCGCACACCGGCGCTGATGGCCATGAGCGCGGCCGGCGTCGACTACGTGTCCGACGGCCGGTTCCGCCTCGGCCTCGGCACCTCGGGCCCGCAGGTGGTGGAGGGCTTCCACGGCGTGCCGTTCGACGCCCCGCTGGGCCGCACCCGCGAGGTCGTCGAGATCTGCCGCAAGGTGTGGCGCCGCGAGAACCTCGACTACGACGGCAAGTACTACCAACTGCCGTTGCCGGCCGAACGCGGCACCGGCCTGGGTAAATCTCTGAAGTTGATCAATCATCCGGTGCGGGACCGTATTCCGATCACAATCGCCGCACTGGGGCCGAAGAACGTCGAGCTGACCGCTGAGATCGCCGAAGGTTGGCAACCGGTGTTCTACCTCCCCGAGAAGGCCGACGACGTATGGGGCGACGCCCTGCGCGCCGGGGCCGCCAAGCGTGACCCGGAACTGGGCCCGCTGGACGTCATGGTCAGCGCCAGCCTGGCCATCGGCGACGATGTCGACGATCGACTGGCCTGGGCGAAACCCCAACTGGCGCTGTACATCGGCGGGATGGGCGCCCGCGGGCAGAATTTCTACCACAAGCTGGCCACCCGGTACGGCTACGGCGAGGTCGCCGACCACATCCAGGATCTCTTCCTGGCCGGCAAGAAGGCCGAGGCCATCGCGGCGGTACCCGACGATCTGGTGCGCAATGTGTCGCTCGTGGGACCGAAGGGATTCGTCAAGGAACGCCTGGCCGCCTACGCGGAGGCCGGGGTCACCACGATGCTCGTGCATCCGATGGCCACCGATACCGCCGAGACGGTGAAGTTCTGCGAGGAGTTGGTGGAGCTCACCCGATAG
- a CDS encoding ATP-binding protein, translated as MTADAACESCGTRLRTHARFCDECGAPVVGTAEYKQVTVLFADVVRSMDLAAALDPERWRQIVTELVDRSTASVRRYGGGTVEFTGDGLMAVFGAPAALEDHAVRACLAAFAIQDEANRLAEEVSRRDGLTLRLRLGLNSGRVIAGDVGSGALGYTATGQAVGFAQRMESVAPPGGVMVSESTARLVEHVAVLADPELVHVKGSDAPVSVRRLLGISPGHGAVPRREARLVGRRPEMASLDAALDGALAARGGVVNVVGPPGIGKSRVAREAAILASGRGFQVFWTFCESHAREVPFLAVARLLRERTGVADLHDAAARTKLRQQIPAADPEDLLLLADLLGFADPDVALPQVDADTRRRRLTDLLNAAARARTDPALYIIEDAHWIDPVSESIFADLLAVIPHTPSMVLITARPEYGGVLAEAPGAEAIKLAPLDDSDTATLIGELVGADPSVGELASIIADRAAGNPFFAEEMVRELVQRGALMGDHGDYVCRVDVAEVSVPATVQAAIEARIDRLSAAGKRAVCAASVIGARFESELLVALSPDMVVDNLVGAELIDQVRLNPNPEYAFRHPLIHAVAYESQLKSDRAELHRRVAAAIESRDPDAADQNAALIAEHLQAAGESLAAYGWHMRAAGWASIRDIDAARVSWERALRVSDTLPEEYPEALAMRIAPRTMLCATDFQATSAHETSGRFDELRELCATAGDKVSLAIGMTGLATELVYSGRSREGAQLVTEQMALLESIGDPNLTMALAVIAFVNWADACQFDKVLQWSQSVIDLADGDPIKGAGYGVGSPLAHALAVRSVARWWLGRPGWRQDIDDALAMARDNDLTTIGFVILWTYGVGIVYGVLRADDRAVHACERAVQTIQAASNDHALGCAVLAWAGALVFRDTAADRERGLEIVVQFGDMVREHAPFLGPVVELLTARGRAGCGDRDAAIPGMRRAVSELYQSDRLTYDAWGSVLLAEELIERGRTEDLDEAQRVINRLTHRYSGRDWALVEVSLLRLHTLLARAHRDDVAFQDFVTRYRAMAETYGFERHVDSARALTGDGAPVPPG; from the coding sequence ATGACGGCGGACGCGGCATGCGAGTCCTGCGGTACCAGGTTGCGAACGCACGCCCGGTTCTGCGACGAATGCGGTGCCCCGGTGGTCGGTACAGCGGAGTACAAGCAGGTCACGGTGTTGTTCGCCGACGTGGTGCGGTCGATGGACCTTGCCGCCGCCTTGGATCCGGAGCGTTGGCGACAGATCGTGACCGAGTTGGTGGATCGGTCGACGGCGAGCGTGCGCCGCTACGGCGGCGGCACCGTGGAGTTCACCGGTGACGGGTTGATGGCGGTGTTCGGCGCCCCGGCCGCGCTGGAGGATCATGCCGTCCGAGCGTGCCTGGCGGCGTTTGCCATCCAGGACGAGGCGAACCGGTTGGCCGAAGAGGTTTCGCGACGCGACGGGCTGACACTGCGGTTGCGGCTGGGCCTGAACTCAGGTCGGGTGATCGCCGGGGACGTCGGATCAGGTGCGTTGGGCTACACCGCGACGGGCCAAGCCGTGGGATTCGCGCAGCGGATGGAGTCGGTGGCGCCTCCGGGTGGGGTGATGGTGTCGGAGTCCACAGCGCGGCTGGTCGAACACGTCGCGGTCCTGGCGGACCCGGAACTGGTGCACGTCAAAGGCAGTGATGCGCCGGTGTCCGTGCGTCGGTTGCTCGGGATCAGTCCGGGCCACGGGGCGGTGCCGCGGCGGGAGGCGCGCCTGGTCGGTCGCCGTCCGGAAATGGCATCGCTGGATGCCGCGTTGGACGGCGCTCTTGCTGCGCGCGGTGGTGTGGTGAATGTGGTGGGGCCGCCGGGTATCGGCAAGAGCCGGGTGGCTCGGGAGGCCGCAATCCTCGCGTCCGGGCGCGGGTTTCAGGTGTTCTGGACCTTCTGCGAATCTCATGCACGCGAGGTTCCCTTTCTTGCCGTCGCGCGGCTGCTGCGTGAGCGCACCGGGGTGGCCGACCTCCACGACGCGGCGGCTCGCACGAAACTGCGGCAGCAGATTCCAGCGGCCGACCCGGAGGACCTGCTGCTGCTCGCCGATCTTCTCGGCTTCGCCGATCCAGATGTGGCGCTGCCCCAGGTCGATGCGGACACCCGGCGACGACGGTTGACGGACCTGCTCAACGCGGCCGCTCGGGCGCGCACCGATCCTGCGCTGTACATCATCGAGGATGCGCACTGGATCGACCCGGTCAGTGAGTCGATATTCGCCGATCTCCTCGCCGTGATCCCGCACACCCCGTCGATGGTGCTGATCACTGCACGCCCCGAATACGGGGGAGTGCTGGCGGAAGCCCCAGGTGCTGAGGCGATAAAACTTGCCCCGCTGGATGATTCGGATACGGCGACGTTGATCGGTGAATTGGTCGGAGCAGATCCGTCGGTCGGCGAGCTGGCATCGATCATCGCCGACCGGGCCGCCGGAAACCCGTTCTTCGCCGAAGAGATGGTGCGGGAGTTGGTGCAACGCGGGGCGCTGATGGGCGATCACGGCGATTACGTGTGCCGGGTCGATGTCGCCGAGGTGAGTGTGCCCGCGACGGTGCAGGCGGCCATCGAGGCGCGCATCGACCGGCTGAGCGCTGCGGGTAAGCGGGCGGTGTGTGCGGCGTCGGTGATAGGAGCCCGTTTCGAGTCCGAACTCCTCGTTGCCCTGAGCCCCGATATGGTGGTCGACAACCTGGTCGGAGCCGAACTGATCGACCAGGTGCGGCTCAACCCCAACCCCGAGTACGCGTTCCGCCATCCCTTGATCCATGCGGTGGCCTATGAGTCGCAGCTGAAATCGGATCGAGCCGAGCTCCACCGGCGGGTGGCCGCGGCCATCGAATCACGCGACCCGGACGCCGCGGATCAGAATGCCGCGTTGATTGCCGAACACCTGCAGGCGGCCGGCGAATCGCTGGCCGCGTACGGATGGCATATGCGGGCGGCCGGGTGGGCCTCGATCCGAGACATCGACGCGGCCCGGGTCAGCTGGGAGCGTGCCCTCCGTGTCTCGGATACGCTGCCCGAGGAGTACCCCGAAGCGCTCGCCATGCGTATTGCTCCTCGAACCATGCTGTGCGCCACTGATTTTCAAGCGACATCGGCTCATGAAACCAGCGGCCGTTTTGACGAGCTGCGCGAGCTGTGTGCTACCGCCGGTGACAAGGTGTCGTTGGCCATCGGCATGACCGGGTTGGCCACCGAACTGGTGTACTCCGGCCGCTCGCGCGAGGGTGCACAGCTGGTGACCGAGCAGATGGCGCTGCTCGAGTCGATCGGTGATCCCAATTTGACCATGGCGCTGGCCGTCATTGCGTTTGTCAACTGGGCGGACGCCTGTCAGTTCGACAAGGTCTTGCAATGGTCACAGAGTGTCATCGACCTCGCCGACGGCGATCCCATCAAGGGTGCTGGCTACGGTGTGGGCTCACCACTGGCGCACGCGCTGGCAGTTCGTAGCGTCGCGCGGTGGTGGCTGGGTCGCCCCGGGTGGCGCCAGGACATCGACGACGCCCTCGCGATGGCCCGAGACAATGATCTGACAACTATCGGATTCGTCATTCTCTGGACCTATGGTGTGGGAATCGTCTACGGGGTGCTCCGGGCTGACGATCGCGCAGTGCACGCGTGCGAGCGGGCGGTGCAGACGATTCAAGCGGCCAGCAATGATCACGCATTGGGCTGCGCTGTGCTGGCGTGGGCTGGCGCGTTGGTCTTTCGAGATACCGCGGCCGACCGCGAGCGCGGGCTGGAAATCGTGGTGCAGTTCGGTGACATGGTTCGAGAACATGCTCCCTTCTTGGGCCCGGTCGTCGAGTTGTTGACTGCCCGTGGCCGGGCGGGGTGTGGTGACCGCGATGCAGCAATTCCGGGGATGCGCCGTGCCGTCAGTGAGCTGTACCAAAGCGACCGGCTCACCTACGACGCCTGGGGTTCGGTCCTTCTCGCGGAAGAGCTGATCGAACGTGGCCGCACCGAGGATCTGGACGAGGCACAGCGGGTGATCAATCGGCTCACGCACCGGTATTCCGGTCGGGATTGGGCGCTGGTGGAGGTGTCTCTGCTGCGGCTGCACACGCTGCTGGCTCGAGCCCACCGCGACGACGTTGCTTTCCAAGACTTCGTGACCCGCTATCGAGCAATGGCGGAAACCTATGGCTTTGAACGACATGTCGACTCGGCCCGGGCCTTGACGGGTGACGGTGCACCGGTGCCACCGGGATGA